In the genome of Primulina tabacum isolate GXHZ01 chromosome 13, ASM2559414v2, whole genome shotgun sequence, the window ACGAGTACTAGATAATTTATTGTTCtacaattatatttttttgtaatttcacaTTTAATTTTTGGTAATAGGAAACATTAACTTCAATagaattttttaaaagtttaaaattttgacaAAAATAGTAAAATGACAAATGGgagtttttaaaataatttatgttaattatataataacaaTTCTGTTGTCTTCTTTTCCATTTTTGAAAAGGCCTTAcatgcatttttttttttaatatcatatatcaaaatctaaTAATGATTGGAAGCAATAGTCTCATGTTTGTAATGGGATGCTACATAGAATTTGAGTCGATATATTCCAATTTCCGCATATAATAGTGGATACACATACATTAGGCTgctataataatgtgatatttcttaaaaaattctAGATAAAAAAGTTATTTGCTACTAAGAAAATCCCTCATGTCTCTATGTCGTTTAGtatgagattttatgatgtCATAgatataagaaaataaagtcATATATCTCTAATAATAGTTATAACTTTCTCGGCGAAGAAGAATTTAACGAGTGAAGTAGAATTTAGAAACATCTTTTTATGCACCTAAGACCAAGTGTCTGAATCGAGATTCATGAGATGTGTTGTTTTGCATTGATGGACGACAAGGTCCTAGTTCAGATGTATataatgctttctttttcaaaaGAATTTAACATATTATTGGTGGCACTCAATGCATCAACATCGGAATTTTtcctctgatttttttttttttacctctGGCTCTCATCTAAGGCAAGTCAAACTTTCTGACGCCTGCTGGGTGTATCAAGGATAAGCCACCCATATCAAGGAACATATCGATTGGAAAAAGGGGGCAATATGGATCAAGGTATCAAAATGCATTGCGTGAGAGAATATGTTCCTCACCAGGAAAATGGTAGTGGAAGAGTGGGTACCGCCCCCTCCCTTTTAAAgttgttttttttattgaatttgtatattcttccttttaaaaaaggaaaaaagtaATTCACCACCTCTGGTATTAAAAATGTTCAAATTTTAGTTTCGCACACCCTTTCCTTACACCTTTGGCTCCGGATTTGTGTGGCAGACCAATTATTACGCGATTTGGCCTTCTCCAGGATATAAATGCATTGCCTTTTAGGAGTAGAAATTATATATGAAGCAACTCACAATCAATCAACTGTTACCACAGCAACCGAATTTTCACGTGGTAGCAGAAATGGAGTTGCAGCACTACAAGTGCTTCTGCTCAAGCAGCTTCAATTGGTAAGTTCAAATCTCATTCACACTGTCTCATTTGCTCCAGCAATTTGGGCGATCAGACTAATGTTTCCTCTTAAGATATTTGAGATATAGCTTCCCGTATATCATCAAGAACTGATCTTCACGGCAGTTTTTAAACTTGTGTAAGAATACAAAACTTTTCCACACTCCACCCCTCAAGTTTCTCGAAATTATGTGAGCGGGTACTTTGATGTTTAGTTTGACTTTAAACTACAGGTTGTTGGGGCATTTGTGACTTCTCGTGAACACTTTTTGTTTGACATGATACAATGCTTGAGAAAGAAGGAAGCTAAGACTTGTTCAATAAGAACATCCTCTTAGGTCAACAAATAAGCAATAATACCAAATCCTTATGCAAAATATTATCTATTTAAAGACAGAAGGGACAAAAGGTCTGACCCTGGTCACGTTAAGCGCTAAATCTAACCAACCTTTTTCATCTTCTTGATGCTTGTACGGCAGGTAACAGCTACACAGTATAACGATTCTTGGCAGCTCGGTCAAGCCTCTTCGCCTCCTCCTGCATTAAAAAAACTATTTGCTTATCGATCCAGAGGAAAACATaataagataaaaaaattaCCGAACAAGTCCTGGCCCACGAAAAAGAAGGAAAACTTACATGGAATATGAAACCGATTGAATCGTTATAATCCAGAAACTCCTTCCATTGTTTTCCGATGCTCAGCTggaaaaatttcagaaacacgCAGTGGATTACAGCGTACAAGAAATGCATAGACAATGAAAAGTATAATGCTCCACCTATATCCATCACACTAAAGTATGGGAAAACATGCAGAGAGAGATCTATTTCGTTTCAACTTTCAGTTTTCTGTATATACTTTGTAACTCAAAATCTGGCAGCTTTTATACATTCTAACAAGGATTTCATTTGTAGCCCCCAAATAATAATATCACGAGGAATCATATTGAAGTTAATGATCATAAAAAGTCAAAAGATTCAACAAAATACCTTACTCACTAGGAAGATtgcatttttgaaaaattagaatATTACAGTCAAATACTTTTTTATGTGGCTTCTGTGCGATGGTTCCACTAAATTAGTTTAGGAACAAGAAAGGCGATAATATCTCGGATAAGATATAATGGAAAACTCTATGTGCTCGAACAAACCTGAGCAGCTTCATTTGCAGCATTCTTTGTCCACACAGAAATTTTCTCCTGCCTAATTCGGACATTGACAACTGCTCCACATATCTCATCTCCATAATCAAATTGCTCACCAATCATTGCTAGCAACTAGACAGACATATTCAAAACAATTTGAAAAAGAGAGAAAACAAAATATTGCATATGAGTTAAAGAAACAAATACCATAAATCAAAAGAGACTAGAACGTACTGTATAGAGCCAAGGCGTGTCAGATTTACCCCTGGAAAAGCTCGCAGTCCACTTTCCCCCGTTGGCACAAACTGGATCCTCCCATTTTGgctcaattttatttttgaaacaataaaAGTCCGCTCCAACCACCAACTTACTAGGATGATGTATATTGTTGTAGACGCTGAAAGCCAAACAAAGTAAATTAATGCCGTATACACGTGACAGAACATGCAATGAAAACAGAAGTTCGACAACTTGGAATTCAAAATCCGCATCAGTCTATGGTAAGAAAGCCACAACTCATTAGCATAAAATTAgagaagaaataaaataaataaaattttgccaCATCAGAAGCATGGAAAACAATACCATTTTTCTGGCAATAATAGAAAAAACAGTCAGTGCcgtattaaaaataaataaataaaaaaagaacaCAGACACAGAGGCGATGCCACAACAAAGGTGGTCACTGCAGCAGTTCCTAATTTTTGTAGCAAAGCTGACCCTAAAACTCCAGGAAATAGAGTACAGATTTCCCCTTAACGATCCCTACAACCCAAAAGGGAGAAAACACACAAGGACACACACACACAGGTACCGTTTCCAGAAGATTTAGTATCTGAGCGTTAAAATCCAAGATGGCTACATCCCAAGCTATGGGGCAGGAAACTCATTTTCCCACACATCTTCTTTACAAGTTATAGGGTTCACTATCAACCATGGGTAACACTTAATAGCTATTCCACTGTTAGACTCTTCCTGTGCATATGAATCAGGAattacaaaattatatttttgatgcGTCAGTTGATGAATTCGAAAACAAACTACAGCATCTTTTACAccctaaatttttttcttttatttttggtgcATGGTAAAGAGAGATCCATTTTTTCCTTTCGCACCTAATAGAGCATAAAAATAAATCTATAGATACCCACAGAGACACAACAAGCTTCGCATCTTCTGAACCCTAACTCACTTGATATGCCTCGTAGAAAATTAGGTAAATTCGAAGGTCAAAAGTACACAAATCTAATAAACATATAAACGCACAAAAGATAACAGCCACATATACAAATCAAAAGTAAATCAACGAATAGCTGAAAAACAAGGTACTGTTTCAATACAATTAGATCCAAAAATGAAAGAACCTCCAGAAGTCTTCAACAGTGGAGAAGGTGTAAATGGGTCGCATCGAGCTTCCCCAAGCAGCCTGTTTCTGCTTAGCAGAAGGGTTATCGAACCAAAAGGTCCATGCGTGTTCTAATGGATGCATCGGAGGCGGCGGCGCCATGGCCTTCAAGGCCTCCGCGTCGTCCGAATTTCCGGCAACGATTTCCCCTTCTTCAGCCTCATATTCCTCCCCTCCTACGTTGTTTGTCGATGAATTCTCTGGTTCCTCCTTGGTGACCATTTTCTGTGTTTCCTGTaccattttttttccaaattttttttgcTCTCTTGTGTCTTGTCACGCTGAGGCACTACGGCATTTGATTGATTTGGTTTGGTGAAAGTACGATTTTAACCCGGCCCTTTCTAAATTAACGACTTGGTAACAAAGACCATCTTAAAGGATGGTAACAAAGACAAAGACCTTTCTATTTCTCACTATTATAGAAAATCgttaaaaaatgattttaaaaaaaaattacaaaaattctCATTAACGATGTGAGATATATCTAATTTATGAAAAAAACTTAACGAAGAACGTGAGGTGTTCGAtaaatatcatcataaacaaagAGTTGCTAAATGGTAAAAAGATACCGATTTTTCTAAAACCATGCAtaatatatttcataattttGGTCCTTCAAACCAAATAATGTAATTCTATCACGTCAACCAAATGCAACATAAATACATGAAAACAAATTATTTCGATCTTCCCTTGTCCCTTCCGTTGAATTTCTGTATTCTATCTTGGAATCCAGTAACATCTAAGTGGTAGAACCAAACTTTCGGGCATCTCATGCGCTGAAATAGATTTTTCTAGATTATAGTTGGAATGttttttttcatataattttGTGAAATTTTAGTTATTGGATCATTAACACATGATATCAATTTCTATTAAAATGCGAAGGCCTACAGATCAAAAAAGATGGGGTTTGGATCCCCGTTGTCCCACTTCTGGACACGTTTGTCGTCAACATTGGAGATATTTTGGAGGTATACAGCATGTGCATATCATGCCTTCCATCGGGGATGTATGTTTAAAGTTCGAGTTGAGGAGTTCTTGCTTGAATCAACTTTTGAATTAATTTCTTTGCAGATTGTAACGAATGGCACATACCGAAGCATTGAGCACCGAGCAGTAGTGAAAACGAAGCAAGAGAGGTTGTTCGTGGTTACATTTCTAAGACAAAAAATGTAAGGTGGCTTAATTAGGTCCAGCTCCTAGCCTTGTTGCCGCAGAAACGCTCGCGAAATTCAAACGAATCAGCTTTTAAGATCATTTCAAGGTACTTTTCGCTCAGGAACTCGACGGGAAATCATACTTGGAATGATCACAAAAGCTGACAGCGCACCGCTTCAACATTTGGGTAGATGGCGCCTCTAGCATCAGCACATTAATTGGCCGCCTAGACgaattttttattgaaaaaaataaaaacctaGGTTTTAATTTCTAGTTCTTAAATTCAGAAAAGAATTGCAGCACCAAAGAAGAAAAGAGTAGCAACAAGAAAAATTGACTTGGGCTTCTCTCGCCACCGCCTCTTGAATGTCGCCGTCGGCCGCTCACGCTCCTGCCATTCACGTCCTCCAGCCAGAACCAGATGTATGCCTGAAAGCACAACAAGGAAGAGCAATGAGACCCCGAACTAGGAATAGTTGATGTTTGATGAAATTGACATTTCTCTCCTATCAGGGCCGGCCCTTTCCAAGGGCAAACTGGGCCCATGCTCAGGGCCCCATTTTGATGGGGgccccaaatttttttaatatatatatatatatatatataatagtatTGGGACCCAAATAATtactttaattatattatatatataataagacctaaatatgataaaaaaattataacagcAGCATTTTCAATACTCAAATCGTAAGACTCAATTTTCGATTTCGGCGGATGAAGCTATACGATCTGACCAATCTCTAACCTCCATTCCAATTGTCTTCTATCATCTCAATTTTGTTTCAGTACTCATCGTTGCTCCTCGTCATCCCTTAGTAAATTTTTTATCGTCGAAGATTAGAGGTATGAATTTTCAAAAcctaattttgaaatttgggACTTttgttgaatttgattttgaattGCTAAATTAACTGGTGTTAAATTAAATTAGCACATGcatttttgtgaatttttttggataattttataattatgaaTGTGAAGGATAATTCTTTATagttcaattatttttttgtggTTGTTCTTGGTGTAGTATCACTTGAAGAAATAGGATGCCTAGAAAATACCCATCTGGAagttcaaaaaagaaaaaaaagcaaACAGAAAAGAAGATGACCCAATCAATGAAAGGCTCTATGGATaagtttgttttgaaagaaacgAGTATACTTTGATTTTgctattcaatttttttaatatacatttgaatttcGAATCAATACAAGAGGACCATATTATAAGTTTCGCCCAGGACTTCTTTTTTCTTAGGACCGCCCCTGTCTCCTATCCTCCTCGAATGAAGAGCTAATATAgtgtttttgaataaagatttttttttcgTTTAGCCAACCGGAGAACTGATCCAAGAGGATAAAAGCTACAATTTTGTAAGATTCCATTTACTTTAATTTGAAAACCATTTCAAATTAtcaatacatacatatatatatatatatatatatatatatatgatgtctCACACATGTCTACCAATGCTCCACGTGGATAAAGTACGGGTAATAATATATCAGCCATTCACAAAACGATCCATATATATCTCCATCACATGGAATTAGGCTGCTGACCAtactttaaaaagaaaaacgCCTAGGTGTCTAGGCGTTACGTTGTAAGTAACTAACTGttcatttattgctttttagaacACTATGTTGCACATAACCGAATTTCAGCTAAATTATGAAAAACCATGGCTgccttgttagagtaggtgcccggcaagccaacttgtggctagggttttattgactctaatgtaaaacaatctttatttgaataatattttatgatcatATTATGgcatttactttatctgtatactcatgcaagctgcatagataaagtccttgaatatacaataagtaccatgaggtctgcctttcaacgtaagatcatgaaactcattaggaagtgtactgtatattctaaattggttcctagtcgattcagccgcctaaaataaggataaaggtcgctcgagcttgagactagcatctgtgatgaaaacgtcatgtttcattgacAAGAGCATGGAGAGGTCCATTCATACAGATGgttgatcatatgatgatggactgaacaaccctccctcgtactttccaagtggttttcatttatcgagtggaatagtccgtggttatggttgtacaccattagtcctttgacccgggacaacatggAGGCTCTGCGTACTAGCCTgcactttgactcgtttaccgattcCACTGAGGGTCataaggtggcgaggttgggtgtagtttcgaaatacgtaggagccaatatattgtagtcgggaattcaccgctcacctacaggtgaagatatcatatgtgatctgatgaattaATAGTGCAAgaagtctctggccagagcatgaaatgtgctttagggaaggTGGTTCTCTAGTTGCACATCAGATGCCattattattactcaaagatacatcacattgttatcgaattaattagcaactctcgatataccaatggttgcagattcgatcgggatatacttggttgaagggaccgtactgtacattAACCATAGcataaggttcttgcaggcactatcagtgatacctaggggatcatggggcgatgctactagacgctcttaccatgatccgattgGTGCAATCAgaattgagttctgacattcttgatcaaagggttgatgaaaagaatggagctaattagggtaagctcgaataagaacaaatgttgttctgaatcacaaagaagtTGTAAACCCAcaactagctgtatccctgaaccattgagggtcacacaaataCTGATTGTTATTTACCcgaatataattattaaattcaaggagttgagtttaataattaaattcaaagagttgagtTTAATAATCAGAaatttaatatgattaaatttcaAGTCTTATAATAGTGATTATAAGATAGCACGAAAAATCGAATAAaaaattatcattatttttaaatattgcatttgttgaatatttgatgtgatatatgatatcaaatttatattcaaatattcaaaataatattatatatatatagacacatatgTCGACACATAcatgttaatatatatatatgtgtaaatatattatatatattttttaattaaaaataataataataaataaaaggaGACATGCATTTATGAGAAAATGCACAAGAACGTGAATGCATTGAATTGATAGGGTCACTTGTAATAATAATGTTTGTGGAAAAATTGAAGTAATCGAGAATATATAATAGCAGAGAATGGTTCTCTAAAAGAGTTATCTTTTATCTCTTGGTTCTCGGCTATTTTCACTAAAAACTTTTATTCATATTTCGTGTTTCTTAATTTGTTCGGAGAAAATCATATAGTTGACTAGTGCCAACTATTTTGAGGTAGATTCATATAGTTGGTGTACCGGATTTTGGCGGTTCGTGGTAGCGGCAAAGTCAAACCGTGCGGTCTGATTTGGAAAAGATTGTCGTCAACACGATCTAGGTCGTGTGGTAATCTCTATttgtgtatttaatttaatttacacgTATCACTAAAATATGAATCAAAGGCAATCGATCGTCCCCGGAAGATTGTagatctgaaaatattttaatttccgCTGCGTTTTAGATTTGGTTTCCGTGACAACCCAACATGCCTATCTTACCTCATTTTCTCCCAAATTTGAACGAGGTCATCTCTTCTATAGTGTAAGTCTGTTGTACATATTCCTAACACAAAATCTATTTACAACAATCTTACATTATCGAAATCTCTGGCCTCTTTGAAACATCCCTATTTTGGTGTAGTGAAATAGATTGTTCTAATCTAGAAAATGAAGCTTTTTGTTCCAACATCCTTATTTTGGAATAgcaacttaaacatttttcgaTAGGAAAAAGAGATGAATTTCGCGTTAAAGAAAAACCACAACCTCCTtgtgatataataataataataataataataataaaattgaaaccGGTTGTTCAATTGGATTGTAAATGTATGATTTTGTTATCCTTTTGTTTATCACAAAAACTCTTGTTAGATTGTCCTacgggtcaattttgtgagaccgATCTGCAGTTCTATCcgattcataaaaaataatattttttatactaaaagtattacttttcacTTAAAGTATGAATCGGGTTGATTCGTCTCACGGAAAAAGATATGTGATGTCGTATATCAAAGTCCTATTTATTTATTAGTATTAAATATGTGATTTCATATTTGGGCACTTTAAATTCCATCTAGAACCGGAATATTTTGTATAAAACCATTGAGCTATATATCATATACTAGCTAGTGATAAACTTCCAATTTAGTATTAGGGTTTCGTTGATATGAATTGGGACTTTGACTAGTTCTTAGAAATTTGACATTTTccaaagtttttttaaaataaatgtttccAAACTTCtgactttgatttttttttaattttaaatcggACTTTATTTTTTAGAAATGTTGGCTCTTCAAACTTGAAGATGGACTGTTTCAAATTGAATGTTTATTTTCCACAATTACGAATTTTTAAATAGATTTTtaccttattttcaaaaaaaaattattatttgattttattaattttataaaatatttgtttcattAATAATTATAGAACATTATCATTTTATCCATTATTTTCTTAAGTTGTTATTGTATTATTAGGCAAATGGTGATATTAATATGAAACTGGAAGAATACCCTCCTCTTTGCTTTGGCATATGGCTTACCGGGTCAACATTGAACCACACCTTGCTGAGTTGCCAGCAATCTGTGAAGCGGTCGTACGATTCTCATTGGGTCGTTGAATTACATGCGAAAGCTACGGCAAATGCATTTTATAATATTGTTCTTCCAATGCTCCGACGAACTCGACGGGATTAAATCTTCTGCTatatttgatatttcaaaacgtGATATATTttgctcaaataattttttttacacaaattattaaattttacatGTATTAAACATTATGAAAgaacaaaatataattaattattgatataatatttgattcatctgtttttaaattaaaaaataatcaatatattgttttaatCATTTATCATGTTTGAGacatcgatttttttttaaaaaaaaatagatgaaTCAAATGTTTTATCAATGATTAATTGTATTTTGTACGTTCatgatatttaataaatttaaattttaataatttgtgAAAAAACGAGTTTTGTTTGAGCAAAATATAATACGGTTGGAGCAATAAGTATAACAGATGATTTCATGCCATTGCAGACAGCTTGTGTTGTGTACAAGTTGATGCACGCAAGGATACAACACTTTTTTTTTGTAACCCGGGTATCACGGGTTTTGCCTGACTAATCTAGGGAGGACGACCCAATGTTTTTATAACAAGAGTGGTAATTGAATCAGTcttctttaaaaaaatgatcCAACCAATCAGACATATTTAACCGGACGATCGGATTGAAATACTGTTATATTTTATAAAGCTTGAtataaaataatgaataatatattttaatttttaaaatctaaaagatgtacataaataaacaaaaaataataattttaacaaaattctaaaactaaataactaatgatatattcaaaatatcaattataattatcgatttttttctaaaacaaaacaaaagattgaatttaagattttaaaaataagaaaagtattTAAAAAAACGAAATCTAATTGAACCAACTTAACCAGTTTTCCAGTTTATAGTCGGCATGACCTGTTCTTGATCGGGCCTGACCGATTTGATTATTAAAACGATTTTTGAAAGTTTTTCGAACCGGATTCGTGATCGATTCTGAATTTGTGACCGATTCTCGATTGAACTGATCGGTTCGATCCGATTTTGAAAACACTGCGACAATCTTCCCTGGTTTGCCCCATGCCAGTTATCTGAACACTTTTGCACTGAAGCTAAAGGCATTGCACATCTTTTGGTTTAAatgcaaaattttgttttggtagaaaataaattattaaaatttcaattgtaatgtgtgtgtgtgtataattCTTGATAATATGTGTGACAATATTTTTGGTATAAATGAACATTTAGCcaattatatttttgtttttcatttgtgaTAATTCGTTTTAATCTCATCATatattcaattttaaaataacatacaTCTCTTACCCCCGAATCACTATTAATTAAAGTTGAGACACATTTACTAACGAATTTTGATTTGGGGAAACcttatttaaaattatgattataTTCTAATTATATAACTTTATGGATAAaagtttttacatttttttaaaaatctaaaatagCGTTTTTTTCAATAGTAATCAtatttttcaatcaaatcataactttatcaatatttttaatattttggatgactatattatttttaataaaaaatatcaaaaattcattattttgaaaataaaaattattatgtttaaataattattgaattGTATAAATATTCAAAAGGTGAGGCcgctaatattaaataattaaagacgtgtaattaattaatttaacggCAAGATTGAACGTATGAATTTAATAAAACCATTCACCTTTTAATTCCAAATTGCAAATGAAGTCAGCCACCACCGTGGATTAAATAATATCTTAATTCCAATTTTTCTCAAGCATAATTTCCGTGAGTTTATCGTAAtcgtataataataataatataaaccTCAGTAACGGGCCGTACGTTCAGAGGAAGCTTCGTCTTTATCATAGGAATTACGTTGTCTGAATGATAATCTTAATATTTACGatctgaaatatatatatatatatatatatatatatatatatatatatatatataactttacgtttttattttttatattatattaattgatttgacataattaaattatagttataaatattaaaaacaatttttacATTTAATCTCATACTGAACTCGTAAACTATACATACAAATTAAGAGTCAAATAGAGACAACATTGAAcgtataaatttattaaaattgacCATTATCATTCACCAATTCGTAAATCAAACACCCGCCAAATAcatcattaaaaaatatatgtctccaaatttttctCAAACTAATACTTCACAATATTTCTTATATATAGATGAAGATATGCAGACGGAGGATTGTCAAGGGAAGATATATATGGAATCTGAGCTCACGAAATTGGGAGGTTCACTCACGGTGCCTAATGTGCAAGAACTGGCCAAGGAGATATCGACCACCGTTCCGGAAAGATATATCCGTTTCGACGAGAATGATTCGATTTCATCTAATATTTCTTTCTCGTCCGAAATTCCAGTTATTGATATGAACGAGTTGGACGGAGATTCAAAGGTGGAGCTTGGTAAGCTGCATGTTGCATGCCAAGAATGGGGTTTCTTTCAGGTGTGtacgttttattttatttttgttttccaCACGCAGTTATTTGTCATTGCTGCAGCCTGCAATTTTAAGATCTACGGATCTAAACATGCGTGACTATGTAATAAGAACGAGGATaacattaaaatatttcattttaattttaggGAAAAAACGAAATTTTAATCTTGTAAATTGATATGTTTCAGATTTTAGTTATGAGGTAGCGTGAAGAGATATATCCATTGTGATAATCTTTCACGATTAGTATATTGGCCAACGTCTCAAATTCATTGTATCACTTTAGTTCAAAATTAAATTTGGAATTTAAACAAAATCTTTTATATTgcacaaagaaaaaaaattatatttttagtctTATAATTTGCATTTTCATTTGTGGTCATGTTATCAGTCTATTTATAGTTTTAATCAACAAACTcgcattttctttaaattttaatcttttttatCGGAGTGTTGAAGTTTGGACACATCATTTTACCCCGTTATTATGGAcaaaaaaaagtaattttttcgTTGCAcaagtatatatat includes:
- the LOC142523004 gene encoding eukaryotic translation initiation factor 4E-2-like, with amino-acid sequence MVQETQKMVTKEEPENSSTNNVGGEEYEAEEGEIVAGNSDDAEALKAMAPPPPMHPLEHAWTFWFDNPSAKQKQAAWGSSMRPIYTFSTVEDFWSVYNNIHHPSKLVVGADFYCFKNKIEPKWEDPVCANGGKWTASFSRGKSDTPWLYTLLAMIGEQFDYGDEICGAVVNVRIRQEKISVWTKNAANEAAQLSIGKQWKEFLDYNDSIGFIFHEEAKRLDRAAKNRYTV